The Triticum aestivum cultivar Chinese Spring chromosome 5A, IWGSC CS RefSeq v2.1, whole genome shotgun sequence genomic sequence agcacttgctatatataattctttacctccggaccattccggaactcctcgtgacgtccgggatctcatccgggactccgaacaactttcaggttaccgcatactaatatctctataaccctagcgtcaccgaaccttaagtgtgtagaccctacgggttcgggagccatgcagacatgaccgagacgtcctccggtcaataaccaacagcgggatctggatacccatgttggctcccacatgttccacgatgatctcatcggatgaaccacgatgtcaaggacttaatcaatcccgtatacaattccctttgtctagcggtacgatacttgcccgagattcgatcgtcggtatcccgataccttgttcaatctcgttaccgtcaagtctctttactcgtttcgtaacacatcatcccatgatcaactccttgatcacactgtgcacattatgatgatgtcctaccgagtgggcccagagatacctctccgtttacacggagtgacaaattccagtctcgatttgtgccaacccaacagacacttttggagatacctgtagtgtacctttatagccacccagttacgttgtgagtttggcacacccaaagcactcctacggtattcgggagttgcacaatctcatggtctaaggaaatgatacttgacattagaaaagctttagcatacgaactacatgatcttgtgctaggcttaggattgggtctttgtccatcacatcattctcctaatgatgtgatcccgttatcaatgacatccaatgtccatggtcaggaaaccgtaaccatctattgatcaacgagctagtcaactagaggcttactagggacatggtgttgtctatgtatccacacatgtatctgagtttcctatcaatacaattctagcatggataataaacgattatcatgaacaaggaaatataataataactaatttattattgcctctagggcatatttccaacatgaagatgcactccttctctgtcgttgctagcatctcctagattgatcttggtaacagggaaattttgaattattactacgttcccaacaattGCTTCTTTTGCGACCTCTCAAGCACGACAAGTGCGATGGCACGCCGACTGAGTCGCGCTCTAAGCTCCTCCGGTGAAAGCTGTCGGGTCGTCATGGCCAAGTCAAGGTGAAGAACGACCTCTAGGGCCATGCAGTGTTGAAGCTTGGTGTTGGAGAGAAGGGACCTGCTCCACATCCGGAGGCGCCTACTAGTGTGCTGGAACTTGTGGAAAAGGATCCTATATGGATCAGAACGAGTGCAAGGTTCATTCCATGCTTGAAGGGCCACGTAGGAGAACCCTGGCATGCGCGTCCAGAAGCACTCAAATTTGAACGATCTCGGCTTCCTCTGACCGCGGCTGCTAGCAAGCAAGAGCGAATAATGGTCGGAGAGCGAGGAGGATAAGGCGTGGAGGATATGACCGTTAAAGGAAACGTCACAGTTATCATTGCAGAAGAAATTGTCGACCTTGCTCATGGTAGAGTTCTCTCTTTCATTACTCCATATGAATCGACTATTGTACAAGTGGAATCCTTTGAGATAACAATCTTCAAGGGTGCTACCGGACCTGTTAAGATGACTTCTTTTAATGTTGGTGTTGTTGTTTTTGTCACAGACGCGATAAACATGATTAGAGTGGCCGAGTGCGAACAACCGGGAACCCGGTGTCAATGAGACAACACAGAGTTCAGCAAAGAACTCGTCCTTCTTGGACTGGTCTGTAGGCCAGTAGACAATGGTCATGGTGAATTTCAGCATGGATGACGCTGAAAGGCAGTAGACCCCGAGATTCTGGGAGTTGAGAGTAAAGTTTTTTTACTTTCAAAGCTTAGGGATCAAAAGTAGATTCAGCCAATAGTTTAGAGACAAAAGTTCTATTTCTCATGAATACTTTctttgtgggattctcatcaagatATTTGTATATCTGGCGGTTACAAGGGAAATAAACGATGGCGtattcacaaaaataaataaataaacgatGATGTATTGTCAATTTGCGACACTCTATTCCCAATGGGAAACCACATTTTGCTGCCATatgtactagtaaggtacatgtgtgTTGCATGTGAGAAATCAGATAACCGGCATACAAATGAATATTGACATACGAAGTCATAAGAGGTAAACATGCAAGTCTGGAGTAATTTATGCATGAAGTATTGCATTTGCTAAGACAAGTGGACTTCATAAAGTTGTGGTCAGCCTTTAAAATGAATCATAAAGTAAGAGTAAATGTCAAAAAAAAATGACGAAATAAAGTGTGGTAAAGTCTAGAACAACCGAGGAGTGCCTTGGTTTGAGGTTTGTGCATATTATACATTGTAAACCATAAAGTTAAAACATAATGATAATTCATTTAGTGACAAAAGAAGGCTTGGAGAACTTAAGCATGGAATACTCTAAAACAAAGAAGTGTTTGTGTTTTGAGATTTGTACATTGTGCTTAAGCTCTCAATCTTCAAGATAATACATATGGCAGAATTCGATGGATGGAGATGATATTCAATGACTAATAGTGATTGGATTTGTCACATTTGTACCATCATACTGGCCTCATCCAGTGATCAATATTCAAAATTATCCATACATTATATAATGGTATAAAAGTGTTACCCTCAAATGGAACCATGGCAAAACAGAAGAAACTTGGAAAGTACTAACCACATCCTCGAAATTTGGTCAAAATAATGATTTTGGACACAATCTTGAAAACAATGACCCATCATGGGAAAGCATGAAACGAGAGACTCTTAACAGAATTGCCTTAAGTAAAGACCCAAAAAGATTTCTGTGAGTTTTCACAAACCAATGGTATTGGGAATTTTCTCAATACCATGAAAAAATGATCTCTAAAAAAACCCAAATATATAGTATAGTATAGCAAAAATAAAGAAATTCGATACCAATGTTTGACGTGAAATATTCCCTCGAAGTCAAGTAATGCAAAAATAATCATTTTGTACTAGAGCTTTGTTGTGacgcttaattaattaattaacgcaCTGGGAATGAAGGACGCACGATGCATCGCAGTTCGCAGCACACAGAAAGCTGCTGGTAACCCTACGGCTACGCGCATATCCACGGAACCTGATAGCGTTGCTGACGCGTTGCCACGGTCACGGAGAAGGTTCTAAGCCTGAACTCTCTGGAATTATTTGACATTCTGCCCGTACAGGGCCCGTACCAGCATATATAGCATCAACACCCATGCGCCACACCATGTCCATCAAGCCACGTGATATAAGGTTGTGAGCAGTTCACCAGCAAGATACATAGAGGTCACAGAGAAGCCAGCAAGCAAACAAGATTGAGCATTCACGGATGGTGGCCGAGGCCGTGGCGCAGGCGTCGTCGGTGTTCGCCGCCTTCGACAAGGACGGCGACGGCAAGGTGTCGGCGGCCGAGCTGCGCGGCTCCATGACGGCGGCGCTGGGCGAGGAGGTgtccgaggaggaggcggcggcgatccTGGCCACGGTGGACGCCGACGGCGACGGGCTGCTGGACCAGGAGGAGTTCTCCCGGatcggcctcgccgccgccggagacgacggtggggcggccggaggcgacgacgaggaggTGAGGCGGCGGTGCCTAAGGGAGGCGTTCGCGATGTACGCGACGGGGGGCGGCGAGGAGCAGGGCGCCAGGATCACGCCGGCGAGCCTGAGGCGGATGCTGGGCAAGCTGCTGGGGGCCGAGAAGATGGGGCTGGAGGAGTGCAGGGCCATGATCTGCAGGTTCGACCTCAACGGCGACGGCGTCCTCTCCTTCGACGAGTTCAGGGTCATGATGATGGCCAATTTGTAAAGGACGGTTGGTTTCATTTCATTCGTTCGCTTTTTTCTTCTGTGTTTTTGACATGTGGTTGCACTTGTTCACATGGTGGATGTTTCAATTGTATGCTGGGGGTTTGGGTGTGATGCTTAACTTTTGTTTGTTCTTCTTTATCTTTTCAATTTTGATGATGAAGAGAAGTTGAGGGTGTCATGTTGTAAATAAGCTCATACCTCTTCCTATTTGACCTCTAGCTCATTGATAAGAATCTTGTTCGTGATTAGTTTAAGCAAATGGTAAACCCTCTGTTTACTCTTTTTTGAATAGATAATAAAGGATATTGGCGCCGCATGTTGGCCTTCTCATGGGGCAACTCACTTCCTTCTCTCCTTTGCATGCAACACTAACACATGAGCATGACATCACCAAAAAATTCTTTAAAGTTTGAATTTAAAAAGAATCTCAAACCGCTGGCCTGGTAGACGGTCCGATTTCATTCGTCAAGGCGGAGAACCCACCGATGAAAGAAAGGTCGCTAATCGGATTAACGGTTTGCGAGATAAATCACTTTTAAAATTCCCGTTTAGCAACTAATATGATGGTGTCAGCATGATGTGTAAGATTTCTTTTTTTTAACCACACCCACATATTAATTAAATTAGAATCTTTATACAATCATTCATTACAGCATCTGCCACACAGGCCGAAACACC encodes the following:
- the LOC123106885 gene encoding probable calcium-binding protein CML25/26, which produces MVAEAVAQASSVFAAFDKDGDGKVSAAELRGSMTAALGEEVSEEEAAAILATVDADGDGLLDQEEFSRIGLAAAGDDGGAAGGDDEEVRRRCLREAFAMYATGGGEEQGARITPASLRRMLGKLLGAEKMGLEECRAMICRFDLNGDGVLSFDEFRVMMMANL